DNA sequence from the Carnobacterium funditum DSM 5970 genome:
AAATTTGCGAATAACTTATGTAACCAATGAATAAATGCTGAAGTTAAGCTAGTTTTCGCTTTGTTCATAATATCATAAAAATGACGTGAAATAATAGAAATAAAAAAGAATCTATGAAAAAAATAAAAAGAATACAACGAAAAACGTTTACATTCTTATGCGATAGATAATTAATGATTTCCAAATGAAAAAACGACTAAATTTTCTTTTCAATTAACTGATTTTAGTAGATTAATTTAGTGAAAGTTTTATAATTTAATTGTATGAAAAATAGGAATGCATAGGTATACCATTCATAAAGTAATCAACTTAATTTTTAGACTCTTTAACAGCCGAAGTATAGGTTAGTGCTTGAGCAGGGCTTATTTGGTATGTGAAAAAATGACTGAACCAGAATTGATTGAATGGATAAATGTGCCTTGATCGAATATTTTTTCTGTCAGGTTTATTAGCAGTAGCCAAAAAAATCAGTCTTCTTCAGCAATGAAGGATTTTTTATTAGTTGAATTACACGATTGTAAAAAAATAGCTTTTTTGCTATTCCAGAGTGGGATAGTTATTTACTTGTAGATACAGCTAACGATGATTAAGGTCATTAATTTGAATCAGTAAGGTGTATTTAATGGTCAATTAATAATAATGAGAGTATAGTTGACTTGTAGCAAAATGTCTTTTTAGGAGGAATTTATGATGGGTTATATGACAGAGTCAGATGTAATACACTTATTAAATGAATCAAAAAAGGAATTAGATCGTTTGACAGCAAAACGTACAATGGATTTAAGTAATTCGATTAGTTACATTGAAAATGAACTTGAGATACAACGAATAAAAGGTAAAATTACTGCTTACGAATACGTTTTAAATGTGGATGAATAAAATGGATGAAAGTAGCTGGGACAAAAGTAGGTTTCACAAAAAAATCGTTCCACCCCTTTAAAGTTAAATAGAAATAAAGAAAAATACACTCCCACTAATGAGTAGCTGAGCCATTAGTTTTGGGAGTGTATTTTTTAATTTTTTTATCCAAAGTCTTTTTATGTTGAATAATAATTTCTGGAAGAAATTTAAGTGAAAAGCTATTTTTAACTATCCATTTTATTCTTTTTCTTTCTACGTAAAAGCCAGATTAGACCGGCCAAGATGACTATAAAAATAATAACATAGGCTATTTTTGAATAAATAGACATATAATAGACGATTACTTTCCAATTCGATCCAACAAGAGCACCGAAATAAATCAAAATGGTATTCCAAATGAATGAACCAACAGTTGTGAAAAAAAGGAAAAGACCTATCTTCATTTTTGCCATTCCAGCTGGAATTGAAATAAGACTTCTAATTAATGGAATAAAACGACAAAAAAATACTGTTGCGACACCATGTTTAAGGAACCATTGGTTTGCTTTATGCAAATCTTTTTTTGATAACCGCAAGATGTGACCCCAACGATCGACAATTTTTTCTAAACGAGTAATATCTAAAAAAGAACCCACACCATATAATATCAAAGCTCCGATAACAGAGCCAATGGTTGAAACGATAATCATGCCAGTAATAGTTAAGTTTGTATTAGTGGTCATAAATCCACCAAAAGTTAAAATAACTTCCGATGGGATAGGTGGGAAGACATTTTCAATCATGATTAAAAATGCGACACCAATATAGCCAAACTGTTCCATAATTTGTTGAATCCAAATTTCCATAGTGTTGCAGACTCCTTCCTTGCTGTATTTTGTTTAGCCAAGATGATTTAACTTGTCTATTAGTTGACTAGCTATTTCTGATGTTGGATAGCATCTAATAATTTTATAGCTATTTCTAGATTCATATGAGTACTTTTCTTTAATCCGTTTGCAACGAGTTCGATATTATCGCCAGTTGCCCCAGCATTAATGGCTAATGATTTAGCCTGTAAACCCA
Encoded proteins:
- a CDS encoding DedA family protein, with protein sequence MEIWIQQIMEQFGYIGVAFLIMIENVFPPIPSEVILTFGGFMTTNTNLTITGMIIVSTIGSVIGALILYGVGSFLDITRLEKIVDRWGHILRLSKKDLHKANQWFLKHGVATVFFCRFIPLIRSLISIPAGMAKMKIGLFLFFTTVGSFIWNTILIYFGALVGSNWKVIVYYMSIYSKIAYVIIFIVILAGLIWLLRRKKKNKMDS